In Crinalium epipsammum PCC 9333, the following are encoded in one genomic region:
- a CDS encoding recombinase family protein — MLVGYARVSTIDQNLDLQREALQQAGCEKVFTDIASGIQDSRSGLTEALNYLRAGDTLVVWKLDRLGRSLKHLIETVNTLGTKSISFCSLQETLDTTTSGGKLIFHLFAALAEFETEVIRERTRAGLKAAKARGHQGGRPRKLDASSLNMAKLLISEGNTSVTEICRTLQVSRSTLYRYLGKNNYFAPKTDSSKIEART, encoded by the coding sequence ATGCTCGTTGGTTATGCACGAGTTTCAACAATAGATCAAAATCTTGACCTGCAACGAGAGGCGCTACAACAGGCAGGCTGTGAAAAAGTTTTCACGGATATAGCTAGTGGGATTCAGGATTCCCGTTCGGGACTGACAGAAGCACTCAACTACCTACGGGCTGGAGATACCCTTGTTGTCTGGAAACTTGACCGTCTCGGTCGCTCCCTTAAGCATTTAATCGAAACAGTCAATACATTAGGCACCAAGTCGATTAGCTTTTGTAGTCTTCAAGAAACCCTGGACACGACCACCAGTGGCGGCAAGCTCATCTTCCACCTATTTGCGGCACTAGCTGAATTTGAGACAGAAGTAATCCGCGAACGCACTCGTGCTGGTTTAAAAGCAGCTAAAGCTAGAGGTCATCAAGGTGGACGACCTCGCAAACTAGATGCCTCCTCCCTCAACATGGCGAAACTTCTCATCAGCGAAGGGAATACCTCAGTCACGGAAATCTGTCGGACTCTGCAAGTTTCTCGCTCAACTTTATACCGTTATTTAGGTAAAAATAATTACTTTGCACCCAAAACCGATTCCTCAAAAATAGAGGCGCGTACTTGA
- a CDS encoding DDE-type integrase/transposase/recombinase: MPAEALINLRQRLDMLPSRCPERSSLVGDTATLYGVSSATLYRLLRQHSRPKAINRSDSGSPRKLSPVEMELYCEIIAAMKIRTCNKKGRHISTARAIELLSEYGMNTPNGFIQPAQGLLNKTTVNRYLKKWGYDHLKMTRQPPVVRFQADYSNQCWHFDLSPSDLKHIKHPSWVEPGRGNPLLMLYSIVDDRSGVCYQEYHCVYGEDVEAALRFLFNAMTAKGMDGFPFQGIPEMIYADNGPIAKSRIFQNVMECLGIKLATHLPAHKDGRRVTARSKGKVERPFRTVKEAHETLYHFHEPETEVEANQWLRQYLLHYNDKPHRTEEHSRMEDWRVFLPKSGLRQMCSWERFCTFAREPQRRKVDSSARVSVEAIAYQVDPDLAGETVMLWWGLFDNELYVEKDHLRYGPFYPVDGPIPLHKYRKFKKTKTEERADRIAILASELGLPRTALDHTTDWQFLADKYQVVEPIITSFSDPDPFQEFTYPDRLFAKRAIADYLGQALAKLSDDQRNFIDTLLTETLNKKTVLERVKQYFELPKKGGKNAQ, from the coding sequence ATCCCAGCCGAAGCGTTAATCAACCTACGTCAGCGACTTGATATGTTACCCAGTCGTTGTCCGGAACGTAGCTCGCTCGTTGGAGACACAGCCACATTGTACGGTGTATCAAGTGCCACACTTTACCGTCTTCTGCGTCAGCATTCACGACCCAAGGCAATCAACCGTTCAGATAGTGGGTCTCCCAGAAAGCTCTCTCCAGTAGAGATGGAACTCTACTGTGAAATTATTGCGGCGATGAAAATTCGGACTTGTAACAAGAAAGGACGACATATCTCCACTGCACGGGCAATTGAACTGCTGTCTGAGTATGGAATGAATACGCCCAATGGTTTCATCCAACCTGCCCAGGGTTTGCTGAATAAAACAACAGTTAACCGTTACCTGAAAAAATGGGGCTATGACCATCTGAAAATGACTCGGCAGCCGCCAGTGGTGAGGTTTCAAGCTGACTATAGCAATCAATGTTGGCATTTTGACCTCAGCCCGTCAGATTTGAAACATATCAAGCACCCTTCGTGGGTGGAACCAGGCAGAGGAAACCCTTTGCTCATGCTCTATAGCATTGTTGATGACCGCAGTGGTGTGTGTTATCAGGAATATCACTGTGTTTATGGGGAAGATGTTGAAGCGGCATTACGCTTTTTGTTCAATGCCATGACTGCAAAAGGAATGGATGGATTTCCTTTCCAAGGAATTCCCGAAATGATCTATGCAGATAATGGTCCCATTGCTAAAAGCCGGATTTTTCAAAATGTCATGGAATGTCTGGGAATCAAATTAGCTACGCATCTGCCTGCTCATAAAGATGGTCGTCGGGTTACTGCTCGTTCCAAAGGCAAAGTAGAAAGACCTTTCCGCACGGTCAAGGAAGCACATGAAACTTTATACCATTTTCATGAGCCAGAAACCGAGGTTGAGGCTAACCAGTGGTTGCGTCAGTATTTGCTGCATTACAACGACAAACCGCATCGTACCGAAGAACACTCACGAATGGAAGATTGGCGAGTATTTCTTCCTAAAAGTGGCTTACGACAAATGTGTAGCTGGGAGCGATTCTGTACTTTTGCCCGCGAACCGCAGCGGCGAAAGGTAGATTCCTCTGCCAGAGTTTCTGTTGAAGCTATAGCGTATCAAGTAGATCCGGATTTGGCAGGGGAAACTGTGATGCTGTGGTGGGGTCTATTTGATAATGAACTGTATGTGGAAAAAGATCACTTGCGATACGGCCCATTCTATCCTGTTGATGGCCCTATACCTTTACATAAGTATCGCAAATTCAAGAAAACTAAAACTGAAGAACGTGCTGATAGGATTGCCATTTTAGCGTCTGAATTGGGATTACCACGCACGGCATTAGATCACACCACAGATTGGCAATTCTTAGCAGATAAATACCAAGTAGTAGAGCCAATTATTACCTCTTTTAGTGATCCAGATCCATTTCAAGAATTTACCTACCCCGATCGCTTGTTTGCCAAACGAGCCATTGCCGATTATTTAGGGCAAGCTTTGGCGAAATTATCGGATGACCAACGGAATTTCATTGACACTTTATTAACCGAAACTTTAAATAAAAAAACTGTTTTAGAACGGGTAAAGCAGTATTTTGAACTGCCAAAAAAAGGAGGAAAAAATGCTCAGTGA
- the iscB gene encoding RNA-guided endonuclease IscB, whose product MRVFVLDKNLQPLDPCHPARARELMNKGRAALFKRYPFTIVLQDRSVEESVTHPHRIKIDPGSKVTGIAVVTEETGRVTSALLISHRGQQIKNALESRRALRRGRRNRKTRYRQPRFSHRTRKPGWLAPSLFSRIANIETWVRRIRKLCPITAISTELVRFDFQQMENPEISGVEYQRGELYGFEVKEYLLQKWKRKCAYCGIEDVPFEIEHIIAKSKGGSNRVSNLCLSCHSCNQAKGNQDIRDFLKGKPDLQLRILSQAKTPLKDAAAVNATRWKLYRKLQLTGLPVEVSSGGRTKFNRTKCGIEKTHWTDAACVGASTPEKLLINGIKPLTIKAKGHGIRQRCRPDKYGFPKAHAPSAKFFMGFTTGDMVKANIPTGKFAGKYVGRIAIRFRPKFVLQLPTQKFDVHPKYLKTIHHSDGYEYQS is encoded by the coding sequence ATGCGCGTTTTCGTACTAGATAAAAACCTACAACCTCTTGACCCCTGCCACCCAGCGCGGGCGAGAGAATTAATGAACAAAGGAAGGGCAGCATTATTTAAACGGTATCCGTTCACTATCGTCTTACAGGATAGAAGTGTTGAGGAATCAGTTACTCATCCTCACAGAATCAAAATAGATCCAGGCAGCAAAGTTACAGGCATTGCTGTTGTGACTGAAGAAACGGGACGAGTAACAAGTGCGCTCTTAATCTCACATAGAGGACAACAAATTAAAAATGCTCTTGAATCTCGTAGAGCATTAAGAAGAGGTCGCCGTAATCGTAAAACTCGTTACCGCCAACCTCGCTTTTCGCACAGAACTCGTAAACCAGGATGGTTAGCACCATCACTCTTTAGTCGCATTGCCAACATTGAAACTTGGGTAAGGCGAATTAGAAAACTTTGCCCAATTACCGCAATTTCGACTGAGCTAGTCCGGTTCGATTTTCAACAGATGGAAAACCCTGAAATTAGCGGAGTAGAGTATCAAAGAGGTGAACTTTACGGGTTTGAAGTTAAGGAATATCTTCTACAAAAATGGAAAAGAAAATGTGCTTATTGTGGCATTGAAGATGTCCCGTTTGAGATTGAACATATCATTGCCAAAAGCAAAGGTGGTTCTAACCGAGTTAGTAACCTTTGCCTTAGCTGCCATTCCTGTAATCAAGCTAAAGGCAATCAAGATATCAGAGATTTCCTAAAAGGGAAACCGGATTTGCAATTGCGAATTTTGTCCCAAGCTAAAACACCACTTAAGGATGCGGCTGCGGTCAATGCTACTCGTTGGAAATTATACAGAAAACTTCAGTTAACAGGTTTGCCTGTAGAAGTAAGTTCTGGAGGTCGGACAAAGTTCAATCGCACGAAGTGCGGCATTGAAAAAACTCACTGGACTGATGCTGCTTGTGTTGGGGCATCTACACCGGAAAAACTTCTGATTAACGGAATTAAACCTTTAACTATTAAGGCTAAAGGACACGGGATTAGGCAACGTTGCCGCCCTGATAAGTATGGGTTTCCTAAAGCTCACGCACCTTCCGCTAAGTTCTTCATGGGATTTACAACTGGCGATATGGTTAAAGCCAATATTCCAACAGGTAAGTTTGCAGGTAAATATGTTGGGCGAATTGCTATCCGATTTAGACCTAAGTTTGTCTTGCAGTTACCAACCCAGAAGTTTGATGTACATCCCAAGTACTTGAAAACTATTCACCATAGCGATGGCTATGAATATCAATCCTAA